A single genomic interval of Oryza sativa Japonica Group chromosome 7, ASM3414082v1 harbors:
- the LOC4342572 gene encoding transcription factor UNE12, which yields MAGQQPPTGGAEDDFFDHFFSIPSAAAAGAGGVGGFGSGDHHPFPLALSLDAEGAGAARRLLDGGHDGGRTDRDPVQLAGLFAPVFGAAAGVQPPHLRAPPPPQVFHAQPKPGEGAMAAPQPQQPPAPRPKVRARRGQATDPHSIAERLRRERIAERMRALQDLVPNTNKTDRAAMLDEILDYVKFLRLQVKVLSMSRLGGAGAVAQLVADIPISVKGEASDSGSKQQIWEKWSTDGTEKQVAKLMEEDIGAAMQFLQSKALCMMPISLAMAIYDTQHSQDGHSVKPEPNTPS from the exons ATGGCGGGGCAGCAGCCGCCGACGGGAGGAGCCGAGGACGACTTCTTCGACCACTTCTTCAgcatcccctccgccgccgcggccggcgccggcggcgtcggcggattCGGCTCGGGTGACCACCACCCCTTCCCGCTCGCGCTCAGCCTCGACGCCGAGGGCGCCGGTGCCGCCAGGCGCCTCCTCGACGGCGGCCACGACGGCGGCAGGACG GACCGGGACCCCGTGCAGCTCGCCGGCCTCTTCGCCCCGGtgttcggcgccgccgccggagtccaGCCGCCGCacctccgcgccccgccgcctccccag GTGTTCCACGCGCAGCCGAAGCCCGGGGAGGgggccatggcggcgccgcaGCCTCAGCAGCCACCGGCGCCCCGGCCAAAggtgcgggcgcggcgcgggcaGGCCACCGATCCCCACAGTATCGCTGAGAGG CtaaggagagagagaatagCCGAAAGGATGAGGGCCCTGCAGGACTTGGTCCCCAACACAAACAAG ACAGACAGGGCAGCTATGCTAGACGAAATCCTTGATTATGTGAAGTTTCTTCGGCTTCAAGTAAAG GTTCTGAGTATGAGCAGGCTGGGTGGTGCTGGTGCAGTTGCGCAGCTGGTTGCTGATATTCCAATCTCAGTTAAG GGGGAGGCAAGTGACAGTGGGAGCAAACAACAGATTTGGGAAAAGTGGTCAACCGATGGCACAGAAAAGCAGGTAGCGAAGCTGATGGAAGAAGACATCGGAGCAGCAATGCAATTCCTCCAATCCAAAGCACTATGCATGATGCCAATCTCTCTTGCGATGGCGATCTATGACACACAGCATTCGCAGGACGGACACTCAGTGAAGCCTGAACCCAACACTCCTTCATAG
- the LOC4342573 gene encoding auxin-responsive protein IAA24, with translation MASSSSLRSTSCLASAAETDADNLCLRLGPPGSSITTTTTTGGADPAAKRSLGAKRSLESTDSMASGTGTSAAGDEHDDDTAAPAKAQVVGWPPVRAYRRNTFHQAAAAAAATKKGGDEKQKQQQQGGGLYVKVSMDGAPYLRKVDLKMCKGYRELREALDLLFTKCFSATASDGCSDGQFAIAYEDKDGDLMLVGDVPWEMFISSCKKLRIMKGSEAR, from the exons ATggcgtcttcttcttctctcaggAGCACCAgctgcctcgcctccgccgcggagACCGACGCCGACAACCTCTGCCTCCGCCTCGGCCCGCCGGGAAGcagcatcaccaccaccaccaccaccggcggcgccgacccGGCGGCGAAGAGGTCCCTCGGGGCGAAGCGGTCGCTGGAGAGCACGGACAGCATGGCCTCCGGCACCGGAacttccgccgccggcgacgagcacgaCGACGACACCGCCGCACCGGCCAA GGCACAGGTGGTAGGATGGCCACCAGTGAGGGCATACCGGAGGAACACCTTCcatcaggccgccgccgccgccgccgcaaccaaGAAGGGTGGTGATGAGaaacagaagcagcagcagcagggaggAGGGCTGTATGTGAAGGTGAGCATGGATGGGGCACCATACCTGAGGAAGGTTGATCTCAAGATGTGCAAGGGCTACAGGGAGCTGAGGGAGGCACTGGATCTCCTCTTCACCAAGTGCTTCTCTGCAACCGCCTCTGACGGATGCAGCGATGGCCAGTTCGCCATTGCCTACGAGGACAAGGACGGTGACCTCATGCTTGTTGGAGATGTGCCCTGGGA AATGTTCATCTCTTCCTGCAAGAAGTTGAGGATCATGAAGGGCTCTGAAGCCAGGTGA